A genomic segment from Oncorhynchus clarkii lewisi isolate Uvic-CL-2024 chromosome 12, UVic_Ocla_1.0, whole genome shotgun sequence encodes:
- the LOC139422119 gene encoding troponin T, slow skeletal muscle isoform X2: protein MSDVEEEYEGEQAEEEAEEEQEEEPEEEPQEEDEGEEKLPMPKPMVPQLAPPKIPEGDRVDFDDIHRKRMEKDLIELQSLIDVHFDQRKKEEEELIGLKDRIEKRRFERAEVQRVRAEKERDRQNRIAEERQRKEDEEAKKKNEDEAKKKKVLSNMGANFGGFLQKAEHRGRGKRLTGREIKKKTLAERRPTLEIDNLREDALKQQAQEMWNWIYALESDKFDFIDHMKKQKYQIIVLLNRITSAQKFKKVHGKGKVGGRWK from the exons ATGTCTGATGTAGAGGAGGAATACGA gggGGAGCAGGCGGAAG aggaggcagaggaggagcaAGAGGAGGAGCCAGAAGAAGAACCGcaggaggaggatgaaggag agGAGAAACTCCCCATGCCCAA GCCCATGGTGCCCCAGCTAGCCCCTCCCAAGATTCCAGAGGGGGATAGGGTGGACTTTGAT GACATCCACAGGAAGAGGATGGAGAAGGACCTCATTGAGTTGCAGAGTCTGATTGATGTCCACTTTGACCAGaggaagaaggaggaagaggagctcaTTGGGCTGAAGGACCGAATT GAGAAGCGTCGGTTTGAGAGGGCAGAGGTGCAGCGGGTTCGAGCGGAGAAGGAGCGGGACCGTCAGAACAGGATTGCG gaAGAGCGGCAGAGAAAGGAAGACGAGGAGGCTAAAAAGAAGAACGAAGACGAGGCCAAGAAGAAAAAGGTTCTTTCCAACATGGGGGCCAACTTTGGGGGCTTCCTGCAAAAG GCGGAGCATCGTGGGAGAGGGAAGCGTCTAACGGGGAGAGAGATCAAGAAGAAGACCTTGGCTGAGAGACGACCCACACTGGAGATCGACAACCTGAGAGAGGACGCCCTGAA GCAACAAGCTCAGGAGATGTGGAACTGGATCTACGCGCTGGAGTCGGATAAGTTTGACTTCATTGACCACATGAAGAAACAGAAATATCAG attaTCGTTCTCTTGAATAGAATCACGAGTGCCCAGAAATT TAAAAAGGTCCATGGCAAGGGGAAGGTTGGCGGTCGGTGGAAGTAA
- the LOC139422119 gene encoding troponin T, slow skeletal muscle isoform X1, with translation MSDVEEEYEGEQAEEEAEEEQEEEPEEEPQEEDEGEQEAQEEEEEKLPMPKPMVPQLAPPKIPEGDRVDFDDIHRKRMEKDLIELQSLIDVHFDQRKKEEEELIGLKDRIEKRRFERAEVQRVRAEKERDRQNRIAEERQRKEDEEAKKKNEDEAKKKKVLSNMGANFGGFLQKAEHRGRGKRLTGREIKKKTLAERRPTLEIDNLREDALKQQAQEMWNWIYALESDKFDFIDHMKKQKYQIIVLLNRITSAQKFKKVHGKGKVGGRWK, from the exons ATGTCTGATGTAGAGGAGGAATACGA gggGGAGCAGGCGGAAG aggaggcagaggaggagcaAGAGGAGGAGCCAGAAGAAGAACCGcaggaggaggatgaaggag AGCAGGAAGCTCAGGAGGAGGAAG agGAGAAACTCCCCATGCCCAA GCCCATGGTGCCCCAGCTAGCCCCTCCCAAGATTCCAGAGGGGGATAGGGTGGACTTTGAT GACATCCACAGGAAGAGGATGGAGAAGGACCTCATTGAGTTGCAGAGTCTGATTGATGTCCACTTTGACCAGaggaagaaggaggaagaggagctcaTTGGGCTGAAGGACCGAATT GAGAAGCGTCGGTTTGAGAGGGCAGAGGTGCAGCGGGTTCGAGCGGAGAAGGAGCGGGACCGTCAGAACAGGATTGCG gaAGAGCGGCAGAGAAAGGAAGACGAGGAGGCTAAAAAGAAGAACGAAGACGAGGCCAAGAAGAAAAAGGTTCTTTCCAACATGGGGGCCAACTTTGGGGGCTTCCTGCAAAAG GCGGAGCATCGTGGGAGAGGGAAGCGTCTAACGGGGAGAGAGATCAAGAAGAAGACCTTGGCTGAGAGACGACCCACACTGGAGATCGACAACCTGAGAGAGGACGCCCTGAA GCAACAAGCTCAGGAGATGTGGAACTGGATCTACGCGCTGGAGTCGGATAAGTTTGACTTCATTGACCACATGAAGAAACAGAAATATCAG attaTCGTTCTCTTGAATAGAATCACGAGTGCCCAGAAATT TAAAAAGGTCCATGGCAAGGGGAAGGTTGGCGGTCGGTGGAAGTAA